In a genomic window of Sphingomonas koreensis:
- a CDS encoding 2-dehydro-3-deoxygalactonokinase, translating into MVVRPREPLLAVDWGTTNRRVYLLEDGAVARTERDDRGVTAVRDFASEAADIRARFGDLPMLIAGMVGSNIGWRTAPYVPAPAGVGELAANLLKIDERTAIVPGVSTLAHQRPDVMRGEEVQLLGAVAAGLAPGDALLVQPGTHCKWAQMRGGRITGFTTAMTGELFALLRSHGLLAAQLTGEVSANTAFRQGVEEAKRRDLAASLFGIRAAKILGTRDDADAAAYASGLLIGSDVAARIDQAPDAEMFILSGPELGNLYIAAIEMHDRAASLIDSQTAFVAGILAIGNVFQ; encoded by the coding sequence ATGGTGGTGAGGCCCCGGGAACCGCTCCTCGCGGTCGACTGGGGAACCACCAACCGCCGGGTCTACCTGCTGGAAGACGGCGCGGTCGCGCGCACCGAACGCGACGATCGCGGGGTGACGGCGGTACGGGATTTTGCGAGCGAGGCGGCTGACATTCGCGCGCGGTTCGGCGATCTGCCGATGCTGATTGCCGGGATGGTCGGATCGAACATTGGTTGGCGGACGGCGCCCTATGTGCCGGCCCCCGCAGGCGTCGGCGAGCTCGCGGCGAACCTGCTGAAGATCGACGAGCGCACCGCGATCGTGCCCGGCGTGTCGACGCTGGCCCATCAGCGGCCCGACGTGATGCGCGGCGAGGAAGTGCAATTGCTCGGCGCGGTGGCAGCCGGCCTGGCGCCGGGCGACGCGCTGCTCGTTCAGCCCGGCACCCACTGCAAATGGGCGCAGATGCGGGGCGGGCGCATTACCGGCTTCACCACTGCGATGACCGGTGAGCTGTTTGCGCTGCTACGCAGCCACGGCCTGCTCGCCGCGCAGCTTACGGGCGAGGTGAGCGCCAACACCGCTTTTCGCCAAGGTGTGGAGGAGGCCAAGCGCCGTGACCTTGCCGCATCGCTGTTCGGCATCCGCGCGGCGAAGATTCTGGGGACGCGCGACGATGCCGATGCCGCGGCCTATGCCAGCGGCCTGCTGATCGGCAGCGACGTCGCCGCACGGATCGACCAGGCGCCGGATGCGGAAATGTTCATCCTGTCCGGCCCCGAGCTCGGCAATCTCTATATCGCCGCGATCGAGATGCATGACCGCGCGGCCAGCCTGATAGACAGTCAAACGGCCTTCGTCGCCGGCATCCTAGCAATCGGAAACGTCTTCCAATGA
- a CDS encoding 2-dehydro-3-deoxy-6-phosphogalactonate aldolase produces MNHLAAFDVAFAQCPLIAILRGVKPGEVEAIGDALADAGFTLIEVPLNSPDPFESITRLARRLGDRAMVGGGTVLREAEVTAVAESAGRLIVSPNASPAVIAATAAHGLISLPGIATPTEAFAALDAGATALKLFPAEAASPVALKAMRAVLPVATRVLPVGGITPDTIQPWRDAGASGFGLGSALYRPGFSAAEVGARAAAFVRALA; encoded by the coding sequence ATGAACCATCTCGCCGCCTTCGACGTCGCCTTCGCGCAATGCCCGCTGATCGCAATCCTGCGCGGCGTGAAGCCGGGCGAAGTCGAGGCGATCGGCGACGCGCTTGCCGATGCCGGTTTTACGCTGATCGAAGTGCCGCTAAACTCGCCCGATCCGTTCGAAAGCATCACGCGGCTGGCAAGACGGCTGGGCGATCGCGCGATGGTCGGCGGCGGGACGGTACTGCGCGAGGCGGAGGTGACCGCGGTTGCAGAGTCGGCCGGCCGGCTGATCGTCTCGCCCAACGCCAGCCCCGCCGTGATCGCGGCCACCGCGGCGCACGGTCTGATCTCGCTGCCCGGCATCGCCACGCCGACCGAGGCCTTCGCCGCGCTTGACGCGGGCGCGACCGCGCTCAAGCTGTTTCCGGCCGAGGCCGCATCACCCGTGGCGCTCAAGGCGATGCGCGCGGTGCTGCCGGTAGCCACCCGCGTGCTGCCCGTGGGCGGCATCACCCCCGACACGATCCAGCCCTGGCGCGATGCGGGCGCCTCCGGATTCGGTCTAGGCTCTGCGCTCTACAGGCCAGGCTTCAGCGCCGCAGAGGTCGGCGCGCGCGCTGCGGCATTCGTCCGGGCGCTTGCCTGA
- a CDS encoding alginate lyase family protein — MIARRTLLAAAPLLAFPAGGRVSGFDLRAVERPRVIPRARAMLAEPPRTIAAIPAPRSPAGRQDYYSEGDYWWPDPANPGGAYIRRDGRSNPDKFDGHRDALIRFGRIVPMLAAAWELTGEPRYAAAAIRHLRAWFVDPASAMNPNLQHAQAIIGVNTGRAIGVIDTLQIVEVARAASLFARRNAPGYAAIRTEVERWFARYLDWLTTSPFGTEERDEKNNHGTCWLLQAAAFAAVAERKDVLDFARDRLKTVIIPGQVAPDGRQPLELARTKPYAYCLFNLDVLAASAWLLSKAEGELIGWRTADGRSIGQAIAFMTPYIADKSKWPYAKDVEYFEGFPVRHPALLFGARALDRSGWLRVWTGLNPDPAIGEVIRNFPIRQPLLWMR, encoded by the coding sequence TTGATCGCGCGCCGCACGCTGCTGGCGGCGGCACCGTTGCTTGCCTTTCCGGCAGGGGGGCGGGTATCCGGCTTCGATCTTCGCGCGGTCGAGCGGCCCCGCGTCATCCCGCGGGCGCGCGCGATGCTTGCAGAGCCGCCACGGACTATTGCCGCAATTCCGGCGCCGCGCAGCCCGGCCGGGCGGCAGGACTATTATTCCGAGGGCGATTACTGGTGGCCCGATCCGGCGAACCCCGGCGGGGCGTACATCCGCCGCGACGGCCGCTCCAACCCCGACAAGTTCGACGGGCATCGCGACGCGCTGATCCGGTTCGGCCGGATCGTCCCGATGCTTGCCGCGGCGTGGGAACTGACCGGCGAGCCCCGCTACGCCGCGGCGGCGATCCGGCATCTGCGCGCGTGGTTCGTCGATCCGGCGAGCGCGATGAACCCCAATCTCCAGCACGCGCAGGCGATCATCGGCGTCAATACCGGCCGCGCGATCGGGGTGATCGACACGCTCCAGATCGTCGAGGTCGCGCGCGCCGCCAGCCTGTTCGCCCGCCGCAACGCGCCGGGCTATGCCGCGATCCGTACGGAGGTGGAGCGCTGGTTCGCGCGCTATCTCGACTGGCTCACCACCTCGCCCTTCGGCACCGAAGAGCGCGACGAGAAGAACAATCACGGCACCTGCTGGCTGCTGCAGGCCGCGGCCTTCGCTGCGGTCGCAGAACGCAAGGACGTACTGGATTTCGCGCGCGATCGGCTGAAGACCGTGATCATCCCGGGCCAGGTCGCGCCGGACGGCCGCCAGCCGCTCGAACTGGCGCGCACCAAACCCTATGCCTATTGCCTGTTCAATCTCGACGTACTCGCGGCGTCGGCCTGGTTGTTGTCGAAGGCGGAAGGCGAACTGATCGGCTGGCGCACCGCCGACGGGCGTTCGATCGGACAGGCGATCGCCTTCATGACGCCCTACATCGCCGACAAGTCGAAATGGCCGTACGCGAAGGACGTCGAATATTTCGAGGGCTTTCCTGTGCGGCACCCGGCGTTGCTGTTCGGCGCGCGCGCGCTCGATCGCTCTGGCTGGCTTCGCGTCTGGACCGGCCTCAACCCCGATCCTGCGATCGGCGAGGTGATCCGCAACTTCCCGATTCGCCAGCCTCTGCTCTGGATGCGCTGA
- a CDS encoding alginate lyase family protein: MKLGRTIPLSVLAVTVAAGALPAAAAFSPAGPAAVCRASDGYAADFGGRRTFTLRPVELEAIKASLASDAAVGQAYRALRARADQALARKPGSVLDKRTVPLSGDRRDYVSLAPYWWPDPANPGGAYVRRDGQVNPERETNRFDRSALGRLVSDTDALGLAYYYSGERKYADKAAALVRAWFLDPATGMNPNMNYAQAVPGRENGRAEGVLDTSGFIAVIDAVGLIGPSGALSPDEIKALETWFSRYVDWMRSSPNGKAEAAARNNHGIWYDAQIARFALFARREDIARRTVGDFAKARIAKQIDPSGALPHELTRTRSFHYSIYTLDAAYHVADSAVCLGTDLYGAEVEGRSLRKATAYVAAYRGRQADWPYKEMKWPAEGLEYLLTRADAAWGPGAYPRMAGGDMILRYRIVAP; encoded by the coding sequence ATGAAACTAGGCCGGACCATCCCTCTCTCGGTCCTTGCCGTCACCGTCGCCGCGGGCGCCTTGCCCGCGGCGGCGGCTTTTTCGCCCGCCGGCCCGGCTGCGGTCTGCCGCGCGAGCGACGGATATGCCGCCGACTTCGGTGGGCGGCGTACCTTTACGTTGCGTCCGGTCGAGCTCGAGGCGATCAAGGCATCGCTGGCGAGCGATGCCGCCGTCGGCCAGGCCTATCGCGCACTCCGCGCCAGGGCCGATCAGGCCCTTGCCCGCAAGCCCGGCTCGGTACTCGACAAGCGCACGGTCCCGCTGTCGGGCGACCGCCGCGACTATGTGAGCCTCGCGCCCTATTGGTGGCCGGACCCCGCCAATCCCGGGGGGGCCTATGTGCGCCGCGACGGGCAGGTGAATCCGGAACGCGAGACCAACCGCTTCGATCGCAGCGCGCTCGGGCGGCTGGTGAGCGATACCGACGCGCTTGGCCTCGCTTATTACTATAGCGGTGAGCGCAAATATGCCGACAAGGCGGCAGCGCTGGTCCGTGCCTGGTTCCTCGATCCCGCGACGGGTATGAACCCCAACATGAACTATGCTCAGGCGGTGCCCGGGCGCGAGAATGGCCGGGCCGAAGGCGTGCTCGACACCAGCGGGTTCATCGCGGTGATCGACGCGGTGGGGCTGATCGGGCCATCCGGGGCGCTGTCGCCGGACGAGATCAAGGCGCTCGAAACCTGGTTCTCGCGCTATGTCGACTGGATGCGGAGCAGCCCCAACGGCAAGGCCGAGGCGGCGGCGCGCAACAATCACGGCATCTGGTACGACGCCCAGATCGCCCGCTTCGCGCTGTTTGCTCGCCGCGAGGATATCGCGCGGCGGACCGTGGGCGACTTTGCCAAGGCGCGGATCGCGAAGCAGATCGATCCTTCCGGCGCGCTGCCCCATGAACTGACGCGCACGCGCAGCTTCCACTATTCGATCTACACCCTCGACGCAGCCTATCATGTCGCCGACAGCGCGGTTTGCCTCGGTACCGATCTCTATGGTGCAGAGGTTGAGGGCCGCTCGCTGCGCAAGGCGACCGCCTATGTCGCGGCCTATCGCGGGCGGCAGGCGGACTGGCCCTACAAGGAGATGAAGTGGCCGGCGGAGGGATTGGAGTATCTGCTGACCCGCGCGGATGCGGCCTGGGGACCGGGCGCCTATCCGCGAATGGCGGGGGGCGACATGATATTGCGATACCGGATAGTCGCGCCTTGA
- a CDS encoding TonB-dependent receptor, with protein sequence MRRGTLLASAALVAMAPASAQDAPPSAPSATDSAAEEEILVTGARATQRTSIEFKRNADVVVDGLVSDEIGATPDNSVGDTLERIVGVSADRFKGNANELSVRGLGPTLSFSTFNGREVSTAGPDRSVAFQQFPSELVNGVLVYKSQRADFLEGGVGGVIELRSMKPLDYGKRRIQFEVRGDFQPKDDDVYQHSGLGYRANLSYTDTFRTGIGDIGISIGYQRQDTTTPEDYYNTNSTFQACNTIANNPSLVTGSAAVLVASGAGANCTAASGPRSIPPSTGATPVLVGETRGDVYFANSSRSFRTQKTSEVRDGIIGAIQWRPHPDFEIALDGQYSNRASLEDRNVLQITEGLRGIQPLVIGTGSNGYSRGALMSYRGNSNLENQLEKRQRNEEYLGGGINLIWSPERWNIAFDGSYSRSHRTETQKQTRMRSTTRVPYTLTYNGDDVVPTVDFGSFDITNHANFLAVGSTSVYARNRFVTDREDVIWAGKLDVTREFDGFVNSVKFGARYSDHHRTNDNARNADLNTIPGSAAQVAALITQANQQCRVPFTTSSYMQGMGTNVTRWATFDNDCLFRTFTGSDEALPYPSDGRDPSDIDVREKIWAAYAMANFRADEGSVPFSGNVGLRWVKTDITSIGYRQGYRLTINSGNDTYDIAVDPAQPLSVNTAKGSYNYLLPSANIAFDLSQQLKLRLAAYRAIARSGIESFGAGISLTPTTSASGIGNIVFNATTGNPDLKPLRSWNADASIELYASKDTMLSVAGYYKWVTGAVIGRSEPRPTDITVTTIRDGGTPTTQTFTINPVGPANDQDTRHLYGVEATLSHVLTWLPDPLDGFGFQGSVNRAFANFEFPDTSPIAAYVSPANLIGLSKWTASGSVWFEKWGLSLRANLRYRSDYYKPNGGTNREIRDGTYLNLSAQYDISKHVQLKLQALNVTGTPDIMYKGGFDSIAEVSNSGTQYFFGFRVRL encoded by the coding sequence GTGAGACGTGGCACTCTGCTCGCTTCGGCGGCGCTTGTGGCAATGGCGCCTGCATCTGCGCAGGACGCGCCACCGTCCGCCCCGTCTGCCACCGATAGTGCTGCAGAAGAGGAAATTCTGGTCACCGGCGCGCGTGCGACGCAGCGCACCTCGATCGAGTTCAAGCGCAATGCCGATGTCGTTGTCGACGGTCTGGTCAGCGACGAGATCGGTGCGACCCCGGACAACAGCGTCGGCGACACGCTCGAGCGGATCGTCGGCGTCTCGGCCGATCGCTTCAAGGGCAATGCCAATGAACTGTCGGTGCGCGGCCTCGGTCCGACGCTCAGTTTCTCGACCTTCAACGGGCGCGAGGTCTCGACCGCCGGCCCGGACCGCTCGGTCGCCTTCCAGCAATTCCCGTCGGAATTGGTCAATGGCGTGCTGGTGTACAAGTCGCAGCGCGCCGACTTCCTCGAGGGCGGGGTCGGCGGCGTGATCGAGCTGCGGTCGATGAAGCCGCTAGACTATGGCAAGCGCCGCATTCAGTTCGAGGTTCGCGGCGACTTCCAGCCGAAGGACGACGACGTCTATCAGCATAGCGGCCTCGGCTACCGCGCCAACCTCTCCTACACCGACACGTTCCGGACCGGCATCGGCGATATCGGCATCTCGATCGGTTATCAGCGTCAGGACACGACGACGCCGGAGGATTACTACAACACCAATTCGACCTTCCAGGCATGCAACACGATCGCCAACAACCCCTCGCTGGTGACCGGTTCCGCCGCTGTGCTGGTCGCCTCCGGCGCGGGTGCCAATTGTACGGCCGCCAGCGGGCCGCGGTCGATCCCGCCCAGCACGGGCGCGACCCCGGTGCTCGTCGGTGAAACCCGTGGCGACGTCTATTTCGCCAACAGCTCGCGTAGCTTCCGTACCCAGAAGACCTCCGAAGTCCGCGACGGCATCATCGGCGCAATCCAGTGGCGGCCACATCCCGACTTCGAGATCGCGCTCGACGGCCAATATTCGAACCGCGCCAGCCTGGAGGACCGCAATGTCCTGCAGATCACCGAGGGACTTCGCGGTATCCAGCCGCTGGTCATCGGTACCGGCAGCAACGGCTATTCGCGCGGCGCACTGATGAGCTACCGCGGCAATTCGAACCTTGAGAACCAGCTCGAGAAGCGCCAGCGCAACGAGGAGTATCTGGGTGGCGGCATCAACCTGATCTGGTCGCCCGAACGCTGGAACATCGCGTTCGATGGTTCCTATTCGCGCAGCCATCGCACGGAGACGCAGAAGCAGACGCGCATGCGCTCGACCACGCGCGTGCCCTACACGCTGACCTATAATGGCGACGATGTCGTGCCGACGGTCGATTTCGGCAGCTTCGACATCACCAACCACGCCAACTTCCTCGCCGTCGGCAGCACCTCGGTCTATGCGCGCAACCGTTTCGTCACCGATCGCGAGGACGTGATCTGGGCCGGCAAGCTCGACGTCACCCGCGAGTTCGACGGGTTCGTCAACTCGGTGAAGTTCGGCGCCCGCTACTCGGATCATCACCGCACCAACGACAATGCGCGCAATGCCGATCTCAATACGATCCCGGGTAGCGCGGCGCAGGTCGCTGCGCTGATAACCCAGGCCAATCAGCAATGCCGCGTGCCGTTCACCACCAGCTCGTACATGCAGGGCATGGGGACCAACGTCACGCGCTGGGCGACCTTCGACAATGATTGTCTGTTCCGGACCTTCACCGGCAGCGACGAAGCGCTGCCCTATCCCAGCGACGGGCGCGACCCCAGTGACATCGATGTGCGCGAGAAGATCTGGGCGGCCTATGCGATGGCCAATTTCCGTGCGGATGAAGGCTCGGTGCCGTTCAGCGGCAATGTCGGCCTGCGCTGGGTCAAGACCGACATCACCTCGATCGGCTACCGTCAGGGGTATCGCCTGACGATCAACTCGGGCAACGACACTTACGACATCGCGGTCGACCCCGCCCAGCCGCTGTCGGTGAACACGGCCAAGGGCAGCTACAATTATCTCCTGCCCAGCGCGAACATCGCATTCGACCTGTCGCAGCAGCTGAAGCTGCGTCTCGCCGCCTATCGCGCCATCGCGCGTTCGGGCATCGAGAGCTTCGGTGCCGGTATCAGCCTCACGCCGACGACGTCGGCGAGCGGGATCGGCAACATCGTGTTCAATGCCACCACCGGGAACCCGGACCTCAAACCGTTGCGCTCATGGAACGCGGACGCCAGCATCGAGCTCTATGCCTCGAAGGACACGATGCTGTCGGTGGCGGGCTATTATAAATGGGTCACCGGCGCGGTGATCGGCCGTTCCGAGCCGCGGCCGACCGACATCACCGTCACCACGATCCGCGACGGCGGCACGCCGACGACACAGACCTTCACCATCAATCCGGTCGGCCCCGCCAACGACCAGGATACGCGCCATCTCTACGGTGTGGAGGCGACGCTCAGCCATGTGCTGACCTGGCTGCCCGATCCGCTCGACGGCTTCGGCTTTCAGGGCTCGGTCAACCGCGCCTTCGCCAATTTCGAGTTTCCCGACACCTCGCCGATCGCCGCGTATGTCAGCCCGGCGAACCTGATCGGCCTGTCGAAATGGACGGCGAGCGGATCGGTATGGTTCGAGAAATGGGGGCTCTCGCTTCGTGCGAACCTTCGCTACCGTTCCGACTATTACAAGCCGAACGGCGGCACCAACCGCGAAATCCGCGACGGCACCTATCTGAACCTCTCGGCGCAGTACGACATTTCGAAGCACGTCCAGTTGAAGCTGCAGGCGCTCAATGTCACCGGCACCCCCGACATCATGTACAAGGGTGGCTTCGACAGCATCGCCGAAGTCTCCAACAGCGGTACCCAGTATTTCTTCGGGTTCCGGGTGCGCCTGTGA
- a CDS encoding glycoside hydrolase family 88/105 protein, producing the protein MSLTLLALAAAPAAQVAAQPTMPEPAAILAETRRVADWQLANRTNWATMPAARPSVRNPRDWQQAAFWITLTDLAQRDRRYGKPLLDLGGELGWRLGDKPLHADDQLIAQAWIWAAQNGAGKAAIAPAIAYFDNVLANRPAGSLEFVPVAPGRNSSDCTDRWCWCDALFMAPPTLLQLSKITGDKRYADFAHEEFRATTDYLYDGGEKLYFRDSRFFDVRDAKGRKQFWSRGNGWVMGGLVRMLQAMDRKDPERSYYEKLFRDMSARLLTLQKADGYWPASLLDDDPGTPPETSGTAFFTYAFAWGVDAGLLDRGAYQPAAIKGWSAITRAVQPDGMLGWVQQVGDRPDSVSARETQFYGSGAFILAGTAMYDLARKVKR; encoded by the coding sequence ATGTCGCTGACCCTGTTGGCGCTTGCGGCCGCACCGGCGGCACAGGTCGCGGCGCAGCCGACGATGCCGGAGCCCGCCGCTATTCTTGCCGAAACGCGGCGCGTCGCCGACTGGCAACTCGCCAATCGCACCAACTGGGCGACGATGCCCGCGGCACGGCCCAGCGTGCGCAACCCGCGCGATTGGCAGCAGGCGGCGTTCTGGATCACGCTGACCGATCTCGCGCAGCGCGACCGTCGCTATGGGAAGCCGCTGCTCGATCTCGGCGGCGAGCTCGGCTGGAGGCTGGGCGACAAGCCGCTCCATGCCGATGACCAGCTCATCGCCCAGGCGTGGATCTGGGCGGCGCAAAACGGCGCTGGCAAGGCCGCGATCGCGCCGGCAATCGCCTATTTCGACAACGTCCTGGCCAATCGTCCGGCGGGAAGCCTCGAGTTCGTGCCCGTCGCACCGGGGCGCAACTCGTCCGACTGCACCGATCGCTGGTGCTGGTGCGATGCGCTGTTCATGGCCCCGCCGACCCTGCTTCAGCTTTCGAAGATCACCGGCGACAAACGCTACGCCGATTTCGCGCATGAGGAGTTCAGGGCGACCACCGACTATCTCTACGATGGCGGGGAGAAGCTCTATTTCCGCGACAGCCGCTTCTTCGACGTGCGCGACGCCAAGGGGCGCAAGCAGTTCTGGAGCCGCGGCAACGGTTGGGTGATGGGTGGCCTCGTCCGCATGCTCCAGGCCATGGATCGCAAGGATCCCGAGCGGTCCTATTATGAGAAGCTGTTCCGCGACATGTCGGCGCGGCTGCTGACGCTGCAAAAGGCCGACGGCTACTGGCCCGCTTCGCTGCTCGACGATGATCCCGGTACTCCGCCGGAGACGAGCGGCACCGCCTTCTTCACTTACGCCTTCGCCTGGGGTGTCGATGCGGGGCTGCTCGATCGCGGTGCCTATCAGCCAGCGGCGATCAAGGGCTGGAGCGCGATCACGCGTGCGGTGCAGCCCGACGGGATGCTCGGCTGGGTGCAGCAGGTTGGCGACCGGCCCGACAGCGTTTCGGCCAGGGAGACGCAATTCTACGGCTCGGGCGCCTTCATCCTCGCTGGAACCGCGATGTACGATCTTGCGCGCAAGGTGAAGCGCTGA
- the manD gene encoding D-mannonate dehydratase ManD, translating into MPKIVSARVIVTSPGRNFVTLKVECDDGTTGIGDATLNGRELAVAAYLSDHVAPCLIGRDAHRIEDIWQYLYKGAYWRRGPVTMTAIAAVDMALWDIKGKLAGMPVYQLLGGASREGCMVYGHANGTSIEETIKAALDYQLQGYKAIRLQCGVPGMASTYGVSKDKYFYEPADAALPSENVWSTSKYLRIVPELFEAAREALGWDVHLLHDVHHRLTPIEAARLGKDLERYRPFWIEDATPAEDQESFRLIRQHTTTPIAVGEIFSSIWDCKALIENRLIDYIRATVLHAGGITHMRQIAALADLHQIRTGCHGATDLSPVTMAAALHLGLAIPNFGIQEYMRHTPETDAVFPHAYSFADGMLHPGEVPGLGVEIDETLAGTFPYDRAYLPVNRLEDGTMWSW; encoded by the coding sequence ATGCCGAAGATCGTGTCTGCCCGGGTGATCGTGACCTCTCCGGGGCGCAATTTCGTGACGTTGAAGGTGGAGTGCGACGACGGCACGACCGGCATCGGCGACGCGACGCTGAACGGGCGCGAACTTGCGGTGGCGGCCTACCTCTCCGACCATGTCGCCCCCTGCCTGATCGGCCGCGACGCGCACCGGATCGAGGATATCTGGCAATATCTCTACAAGGGTGCGTACTGGCGCCGCGGACCGGTGACAATGACCGCGATCGCCGCGGTCGACATGGCGCTGTGGGACATCAAGGGCAAGCTTGCCGGAATGCCGGTCTACCAGCTGCTCGGCGGCGCCTCGCGCGAAGGCTGCATGGTATATGGCCATGCCAATGGCACCTCGATCGAGGAGACGATCAAGGCGGCGCTCGACTATCAGCTGCAGGGCTACAAGGCGATCCGCCTGCAATGCGGCGTGCCGGGAATGGCATCAACCTATGGCGTGTCGAAGGACAAATATTTCTACGAGCCCGCCGACGCTGCGCTGCCCAGCGAGAATGTCTGGTCGACGTCGAAATATCTCCGCATCGTGCCCGAACTGTTCGAGGCGGCGCGCGAGGCGCTGGGCTGGGATGTCCATCTTCTCCACGACGTGCATCACCGGCTGACCCCGATCGAGGCGGCTCGGCTGGGCAAGGATCTGGAGCGCTATCGCCCCTTCTGGATCGAAGACGCGACCCCGGCCGAGGATCAGGAATCGTTCCGCCTGATCCGCCAGCACACGACTACGCCGATCGCCGTGGGCGAGATTTTCAGCTCGATCTGGGATTGCAAGGCGCTGATCGAGAACCGGCTGATCGACTATATCCGCGCAACCGTGCTGCATGCGGGCGGGATCACGCATATGCGCCAGATCGCCGCGCTGGCCGACCTTCACCAGATCCGCACCGGCTGTCATGGTGCGACCGACCTGTCGCCGGTAACGATGGCGGCGGCGCTGCATCTCGGCCTCGCCATCCCCAATTTCGGCATCCAGGAATATATGCGCCATACGCCGGAGACCGACGCGGTATTCCCGCATGCCTACAGCTTTGCCGATGGCATGCTGCACCCGGGCGAGGTGCCGGGCCTGGGGGTGGAGATCGACGAGACGCTGGCCGGGACCTTCCCCTACGATCGCGCCTACCTCCCCGTGAACCGGCTCGAAGACGGAACCATGTGGAGCTGGTGA
- a CDS encoding DUF4861 family protein, which yields MRGAAFLLTLVAGSALAQQHKPLRPATEAEQQARAAVAIADYRYDDLLWENDRIAFRIYGRALEKAEPPSSSGIDAWGKRVRWPYMDRQLRTGDQHADHGEGLDFYNVGTGRGVGGLGIWHDNKLWTSRNYVRPRVASAGPKVADFAVDYAPWPVDVARSVWETRRFTLPAGTNFTRMTSTLRSDRPGEMIVGIGVSKRPIAGAPLGKIVKDQARARMSWWGPTDPVKGTMAAAIMVDPRAFAGFAEDADNYLILVRVTPGKPFVYHAGATWDRGLDFATREAWQAYVDGQQPDFRP from the coding sequence ATGCGCGGCGCGGCCTTTCTCCTCACGCTCGTCGCCGGCAGCGCGCTGGCGCAGCAACACAAGCCGCTACGGCCCGCTACCGAAGCCGAGCAACAGGCGCGCGCAGCGGTAGCGATCGCCGATTATCGCTATGACGATCTGCTGTGGGAGAATGACCGGATCGCCTTCCGCATCTACGGCCGCGCGCTGGAGAAGGCCGAGCCGCCCTCCTCTTCCGGCATCGACGCCTGGGGCAAGCGCGTGCGCTGGCCGTATATGGACCGGCAACTGCGCACCGGCGATCAGCATGCTGACCATGGCGAGGGTCTCGACTTCTACAATGTCGGCACAGGCCGCGGCGTGGGCGGTCTCGGCATCTGGCACGACAACAAACTTTGGACCTCACGCAACTATGTACGGCCGCGCGTCGCCAGCGCCGGGCCGAAGGTAGCGGACTTCGCCGTGGACTATGCACCATGGCCGGTCGATGTCGCGCGCAGCGTGTGGGAGACGCGGCGCTTTACGCTGCCAGCGGGCACGAACTTCACGCGCATGACATCGACGCTGCGATCCGACCGTCCGGGCGAGATGATCGTGGGCATCGGCGTTTCGAAACGTCCGATCGCAGGCGCGCCGCTCGGCAAGATCGTGAAGGATCAAGCCCGTGCCCGGATGAGCTGGTGGGGGCCGACCGATCCCGTCAAGGGGACGATGGCGGCGGCGATCATGGTGGACCCGCGTGCTTTTGCCGGCTTTGCCGAGGACGCCGACAACTACCTGATCCTGGTACGCGTCACGCCGGGCAAGCCGTTCGTCTACCATGCCGGCGCCACCTGGGATCGCGGGCTCGATTTTGCGACGCGCGAGGCCTGGCAAGCCTATGTCGATGGCCAGCAACCCGATTTCCGGCCCTAG
- a CDS encoding FadR/GntR family transcriptional regulator, with protein MATKAASLADDLVQRFEQQIERGDMPPGSRFPTEKAITESFGVSRTVVREAYSRLAARGLLISRRGSGAYVAEGAQYRAFQVTPDEVSEIDDVLRLLEMRMGFEMEMAALAAERRTDADLAEIRKALATMDSSTDVDGSVAADAAFHAAIARATGNDYFLRFTQFLGVRLVPSRKLYLQGSDPKKHQRYARTINRDHEAIYAAIETGDANAARRAARQHMVKSVKRYEKLKAAGKAV; from the coding sequence ATGGCGACCAAGGCAGCGTCGCTGGCCGACGATCTGGTCCAGCGATTCGAACAACAGATCGAACGGGGCGACATGCCTCCCGGCTCGCGCTTTCCGACCGAGAAGGCGATCACCGAGAGTTTCGGGGTCAGTCGCACCGTGGTACGCGAGGCCTATTCACGGCTCGCCGCCCGCGGCCTGCTGATCTCGCGGCGCGGGTCGGGCGCCTATGTCGCGGAGGGCGCGCAGTATCGCGCGTTTCAGGTGACCCCCGACGAGGTCAGCGAGATCGACGACGTGCTGCGCTTGCTCGAGATGCGCATGGGGTTCGAGATGGAAATGGCAGCGCTCGCAGCCGAGCGGCGGACCGATGCCGACCTCGCCGAGATTCGCAAAGCGCTGGCGACGATGGATTCGAGCACCGATGTCGATGGATCGGTCGCCGCCGACGCGGCCTTCCACGCCGCGATCGCGCGTGCGACGGGCAACGATTATTTCCTGCGTTTCACCCAGTTTCTCGGCGTGCGGCTGGTGCCTTCGCGCAAACTTTACCTGCAGGGGAGCGATCCCAAGAAGCACCAGCGCTATGCGCGAACGATCAATCGCGACCATGAGGCGATCTATGCCGCGATCGAGACGGGCGATGCCAATGCCGCCCGCCGCGCCGCGCGGCAGCACATGGTGAAATCGGTCAAGCGCTACGAGAAACTCAAGGCGGCCGGTAAGGCGGTCTAG